The DNA sequence CGTCGGCGAAGTTGGCCACCAGCGACATGTTCGGCGAGTGCAGGTCTGCGTCGTGGTCGGCTCCGGCGGGAAGATGCAGCCCCAAGGCCAGCAGGGCGACGGCAGCTGCTGCGACTGCCCGGCGCATCATGTTCGGAAGGGGCCGGTGACTTCGTAGGTCACGCCCAACGCGAACGCCCTCTGCGAGTTGAAGTACAGCCGCGTGCCGTCGGGCGAGAACGCAAGCCCGCCGATCTCTGAGACCGTCGGGACCGCCGACAGGGGGTCGGGGAGCGGGTTGTCGAAGCCGTGCTGCGGGCCAGTCGCGCGAAGTACCGGCGCAAACTCGCTGTCCGGGGTGATGACGACGATCTCCATGGTTCCGCCGTCCTCGGCGACGTAGATGTCGCCCGAGCCGGACACGATCACGTTGTCCACGCCCGTCAGCGCCGGGTCGGTGTGATCCGCCGCGTCGTAAAGGATGTCGAGCGTCTCGGTCGCGATGTGGTAGCGCCAGACCCGGTTGTCTCCCTTAGTCGTGATGTAGACGATGCCGGCGTCGAGGAAGCATCCTTCGCCGCCGTCGAAAGGTGTCGTGGCCGGCGCCTGGTTCCTCGTCGACGTACTCGACGCCGCCGGGTCGGGGATCGCGTGCCAGACGACGCTCCATGGACCGCTCGCAGGGCCGACGATCTCCGCGGCTTGTAGCGATCCGGTGTCGAGGTCGGCTCCCGTTCCGGTGAACGACGCAGGTGTGTAGCGATAGAAGCGTCCGTCGGGCAGATCCTCGGTCATGTACACGCGGTTCGTCGCCGGATCGACCGCTGCGGCTTCGTGCTTGAAGGTCCCAAGCGCGGTTCGTTTGATGGGTGCGGCTACGCCGGACGGGTCGCATTCCCACGCGTTGCCGGCGCTCGACGTGGCTCCCCCGCGGACCGAGTCGTCGAACTCCTCGCACGACAGCCAGGTACCCCAAGGAGTCGCCCCGCCCGCGCAGTTGGAGCGGGTTCCGCCGAGGATCCGGTAGGCGTCGACGATGTGCCCCGAGCCGTCGAATCGGATAGCGCTCGCGCCTCCGATCCTCTGCACGTCGCTCGCGACCGGGATGTCCGCCGGCGGAGGCGCCTCGCTGTTGACGACGTGGAACCACCCCCCGTCGCCGGAGGGGAAGCAGAAGGCCCCGTCCGGCCACAGGTGCCAGAGGTACGCCGTCCCGCCGACCGGCAGGCCGGAACGCGCCACGATCCTCGACGTGAATCCTGCCGGCAGCATCAAGCCGTTGGGGTCGGGTGGCTCGAGGGGCCCGTACGGACCGGGTC is a window from the Actinomycetota bacterium genome containing:
- a CDS encoding alkaline phosphatase PhoX; translated protein: MRRREFLKAGLATAGAVALGPGFWQRVFAAPAQPGPGPYGPLEPPDPNGLMLPAGFTSRIVARSGLPVGGTAYLWHLWPDGAFCFPSGDGGWFHVVNSEAPPPADIPVASDVQRIGGASAIRFDGSGHIVDAYRILGGTRSNCAGGATPWGTWLSCEEFDDSVRGGATSSAGNAWECDPSGVAAPIKRTALGTFKHEAAAVDPATNRVYMTEDLPDGRFYRYTPASFTGTGADLDTGSLQAAEIVGPASGPWSVVWHAIPDPAASSTSTRNQAPATTPFDGGEGCFLDAGIVYITTKGDNRVWRYHIATETLDILYDAADHTDPALTGVDNVIVSGSGDIYVAEDGGTMEIVVITPDSEFAPVLRATGPQHGFDNPLPDPLSAVPTVSEIGGLAFSPDGTRLYFNSQRAFALGVTYEVTGPFRT